In Pedobacter sp. W3I1, one DNA window encodes the following:
- a CDS encoding PaaI family thioesterase, translating to MEPSLSEQRLTFLRQSIGKVITDSPSNFMNWLAPVLIKAEHGILVCQYTIRKEMTNPYQILHGGVTAGIIDDLIGATVFTMGLNERYTTVNNYIDYFATASEGDKVIAETSIVKKGRTILNLQCEIFLPSKKRLIAKGYSNMLNIG from the coding sequence ATGGAACCCTCTTTAAGCGAACAACGTTTAACTTTTTTAAGGCAATCAATTGGCAAGGTAATTACCGATTCGCCCTCAAACTTTATGAATTGGCTGGCCCCGGTTTTAATCAAAGCAGAACATGGCATATTGGTTTGTCAGTATACCATCCGTAAAGAAATGACCAATCCTTATCAAATTTTACATGGTGGGGTAACAGCAGGTATTATTGATGATTTAATTGGTGCGACGGTTTTTACAATGGGATTAAACGAACGTTATACCACTGTAAATAACTATATTGATTATTTTGCCACTGCAAGCGAAGGAGACAAAGTGATCGCAGAAACATCAATAGTGAAAAAAGGACGCACGATATTAAATCTGCAATGCGAGATATTTTTACCTTCGAAAAAGCGTTTAATAGCTAAAGGCTATTCGAACATGTTAAACATAGGTTAA
- a CDS encoding TonB-dependent receptor produces the protein MKSLLLYCFCFFISLNAIAQKVIIKGLVTSQNEPVENITIKILGTNGSTKSGSSGAYQLSGIPSGNFDLVFSGIGYQSKRIKVTLKEDTVLVNTDLLSLASDLNDVVITGVNRATQLRKSPVPIAVLSKKSMDQNVNTNLIEAIVKGVPGITAVTTGPNVSKPFIRGLGYNRVLTLYDGLRQEGQQWGDEHGIEVDEYGITRAEVVKGPASLTYGSDALAGVINMIPYTPNFEDGKFKGDFTANYQSNNGMIGSSLGLAYIKNDWKYTFRATGKTAHNYQNKIDGLVYGTAFREYNLSASARVDKAWGFSKTAITYYDNLMEIPDGSRDSLSRRFTRQVLDDGDDIKNRPIVPESDLNSYSINPLHQHIQHYRFYNISQFKFGTSDLNLLIGGQQSVRREYNHPTLPGQAGLYVVLNTFNYDLKYNLPDFAGIESTVGVNGMYQGNRSKAATDFPIPDYDLFDVGAFYFAKKSMGKVDVSGGIRIDRRNIHWNDFYVGTDAQTGFGKQVSPTDATGKLQFPSFDKNYYGLSGSLGLTYNISEKLLIKANIARGYRAPNITEIGSNGLDPGAHIVYLGNRTFKPEFNLQEDIGIIAYLKDADISLELFNNNIQNYIYQSRLTDANGNPVVIVPGNLTYQYQQSKARLYGAEISINLHPADLKWLSFNNSLAYVVGLNQNQELLDKHGREAKYLPFIPPLHVRTEVKATAQKPIGIFDKPYIKIDAAFFADQNRFYALDDTETFTAGYTLINVGIGSALKTKKGKTLCDIFLQADNIFNIAYQSNLNRLKYFEYYNRSPNGPSGIYNMGRNLSFKIIVPI, from the coding sequence ATGAAATCCCTATTACTATATTGCTTTTGTTTTTTTATATCACTAAATGCCATCGCTCAAAAGGTTATCATTAAGGGCTTAGTAACTTCTCAAAATGAACCTGTAGAAAATATTACCATTAAAATTTTAGGAACTAACGGATCAACAAAATCGGGTAGTTCAGGTGCTTATCAATTAAGTGGAATCCCTTCCGGGAATTTCGATCTCGTTTTTTCAGGTATTGGTTATCAATCAAAAAGAATTAAAGTAACCTTAAAAGAAGATACGGTTCTGGTTAATACCGACTTATTAAGTTTAGCTTCAGATTTAAATGATGTGGTAATTACAGGTGTGAACCGGGCCACTCAACTGCGTAAAAGCCCTGTACCTATTGCCGTACTTTCCAAAAAATCAATGGATCAAAATGTAAATACGAACCTGATCGAAGCTATTGTTAAAGGAGTACCAGGCATTACTGCAGTTACCACCGGCCCAAATGTTTCTAAACCTTTTATAAGAGGCTTAGGTTATAACCGTGTGTTAACCTTGTATGATGGTTTAAGGCAGGAGGGGCAGCAGTGGGGCGATGAACATGGAATTGAAGTAGATGAATATGGCATAACAAGAGCTGAAGTAGTAAAAGGTCCGGCCAGCTTAACTTATGGCTCTGATGCATTGGCTGGGGTAATTAATATGATTCCTTACACGCCGAATTTTGAAGATGGCAAGTTTAAAGGCGATTTTACAGCAAATTACCAAAGTAATAATGGAATGATCGGTTCGTCGCTCGGACTGGCCTACATTAAAAACGATTGGAAATACACATTTAGGGCAACCGGAAAAACGGCGCATAATTACCAAAATAAAATTGACGGACTGGTTTACGGAACAGCTTTTAGAGAATACAATTTATCGGCCAGCGCCAGGGTAGATAAAGCCTGGGGTTTTTCTAAAACGGCCATTACCTATTACGATAATTTAATGGAAATTCCTGACGGTAGCAGAGATTCTCTATCTAGAAGATTTACCCGGCAGGTTTTGGATGATGGAGATGACATTAAAAACAGACCTATTGTACCTGAAAGTGATCTGAATAGTTACTCCATTAATCCCCTGCATCAGCACATTCAACATTATCGGTTTTATAACATCAGCCAGTTTAAATTTGGAACGAGTGATTTAAATTTATTAATCGGTGGACAGCAGAGCGTAAGGAGAGAATATAATCACCCCACTTTGCCAGGTCAGGCCGGACTTTATGTGGTGCTGAATACTTTTAATTACGATCTTAAATACAACCTGCCCGATTTTGCAGGTATCGAAAGTACCGTCGGGGTTAATGGTATGTATCAGGGAAACAGGAGCAAAGCTGCCACCGATTTTCCAATTCCCGATTATGATCTCTTCGATGTTGGTGCCTTTTACTTTGCAAAGAAATCGATGGGTAAAGTAGATGTTTCAGGAGGAATCAGGATCGATAGAAGGAATATACACTGGAATGATTTTTATGTAGGTACCGATGCACAAACAGGTTTTGGTAAACAGGTGAGCCCAACCGATGCCACTGGTAAATTGCAATTCCCTTCTTTTGATAAAAACTATTATGGCTTATCAGGAAGTTTGGGCTTAACTTATAACATTTCAGAAAAGCTATTAATTAAAGCCAACATTGCGAGAGGTTATAGAGCTCCGAACATTACCGAAATTGGTTCTAACGGACTAGATCCCGGCGCGCACATTGTGTACCTGGGTAACCGAACCTTTAAGCCTGAGTTTAACCTTCAGGAAGATATTGGCATTATTGCCTATTTGAAAGATGCCGATATAAGCTTGGAGCTGTTTAACAACAATATTCAGAACTATATATATCAATCGCGCTTAACTGATGCCAACGGAAATCCGGTTGTTATTGTCCCTGGTAATTTAACCTATCAGTATCAGCAATCAAAAGCCAGATTGTATGGCGCAGAAATTTCGATAAATCTACATCCTGCAGATTTAAAATGGCTAAGTTTCAACAATAGCCTGGCTTATGTCGTGGGCTTGAACCAGAACCAGGAACTCTTAGATAAACACGGTAGGGAAGCCAAATATTTGCCTTTTATTCCACCATTGCACGTGAGAACGGAGGTTAAGGCAACCGCGCAAAAACCTATAGGTATTTTTGATAAGCCTTATATTAAAATTGATGCTGCTTTTTTCGCTGATCAGAATAGGTTTTATGCTTTAGATGATACCGAAACCTTTACCGCTGGTTATACATTAATTAACGTAGGTATAGGATCTGCATTAAAAACTAAAAAAGGAAAAACGTTATGTGATATTTTTCTCCAGGCCGATAATATTTTCAATATCGCCTATCAATCAAACTTAAACAGGTTGAAATATTTCGAATATTATAACCGTTCGCCAAATGGCCCCTCAGGGATTTACAATATGGGCAGGAATTTAAGTTTTAAGATCATTGTGCCGATTTAG
- a CDS encoding MaoC family dehydratase has product MLVINNFEEYESHLGKELGVSQWHTIDQEQINKFADATLDHQWIHTDPEKAKNEGPFKATIAHGYLTLSLIPYLWKQIADVRNIKMEINYGIERFKFGQAVLVDSEVQLKAKLNSISNLRGITKVTIQATLVIKDQPKPAYVGDVVFLYHFI; this is encoded by the coding sequence ATGTTAGTGATCAATAATTTCGAAGAGTATGAATCGCACCTGGGTAAGGAACTAGGCGTTTCGCAATGGCATACTATAGACCAGGAACAGATCAATAAATTTGCCGATGCAACCCTGGATCATCAATGGATACACACCGATCCGGAAAAAGCTAAAAATGAAGGACCATTTAAGGCAACAATTGCACATGGATATTTAACCTTGTCGTTAATTCCTTATTTATGGAAGCAGATTGCAGATGTACGTAATATTAAAATGGAAATCAATTACGGTATTGAACGTTTTAAATTTGGTCAGGCCGTTTTAGTAGATAGCGAAGTGCAGTTAAAAGCAAAATTAAATAGCATTAGCAATTTAAGGGGAATAACTAAAGTTACCATTCAAGCCACACTTGTGATTAAAGACCAACCCAAACCAGCATATGTTGGCGATGTGGTATTCTTGTATCATTTTATCTAA
- a CDS encoding nuclear transport factor 2 family protein, translated as MNTQEVANKLVQLCREGKHEQAIDELYADNVVSKEPKGSPMELTEGKDAVKKKTIRWEESVEEIHSSSCSEPIVADNHFAIVMNIDATYKAHGRMAMSEICVYEVKDGKIVADEFFYRMG; from the coding sequence ATGAATACTCAGGAAGTAGCTAACAAATTGGTGCAACTTTGCCGTGAAGGCAAACACGAACAGGCCATTGATGAACTTTACGCCGACAATGTTGTAAGCAAAGAGCCAAAAGGCTCGCCAATGGAATTAACGGAAGGCAAAGATGCCGTTAAAAAGAAAACCATACGATGGGAAGAAAGTGTTGAAGAGATACATAGCTCTTCATGCTCAGAACCAATTGTTGCAGACAATCATTTTGCTATTGTAATGAACATTGATGCCACTTATAAAGCCCATGGAAGAATGGCCATGAGTGAAATCTGTGTTTATGAGGTTAAAGACGGAAAAATCGTAGCCGACGAATTTTTCTATCGCATGGGTTAA
- a CDS encoding glycoside hydrolase family 43 protein, with protein sequence MINTGNPLFSHKFTADPTVLLYDQKIYLYTGRDEAPPGTQDYIMRSWLCFSSADLITWEEHPMPLQASDFSWASGDAFASCVIFNKQHFYWFAAVSHRHIPGKAIALGISETPTGPFRDAIGSALVTGNDIPFNKNPMANLDPSVIIDTDGQAYIFWGNQQCYFAKLSNDMLSLQGKISTIELPGFSEGAHVFKHNEWYYLTYGYGSPEKVAYAMSGSIHGPWVFKGILNELAGNCETNRPAIIGFKGKDYFFYHNGSLKDGGSHRRSVCVDYLHYNPDGTIKRVIMTSEGITPAIPRLINS encoded by the coding sequence ATGATCAATACAGGCAATCCCCTATTCAGTCACAAATTCACCGCTGATCCAACTGTTTTGTTATACGATCAGAAAATATATTTATACACCGGCCGCGATGAAGCACCTCCCGGTACGCAAGACTACATCATGCGGAGCTGGCTCTGTTTTTCTTCTGCAGACCTTATTACCTGGGAAGAACACCCAATGCCCTTACAGGCAAGTGATTTTAGCTGGGCAAGCGGTGATGCATTTGCCTCATGTGTAATTTTCAATAAACAGCATTTTTATTGGTTTGCAGCAGTCTCCCATCGCCATATACCAGGGAAAGCGATTGCACTTGGAATATCAGAAACACCGACAGGTCCGTTCCGTGATGCAATCGGATCTGCATTGGTTACAGGAAATGATATCCCTTTCAACAAAAACCCGATGGCAAACCTCGACCCTTCGGTAATTATTGATACAGATGGTCAGGCTTATATTTTCTGGGGCAACCAACAGTGTTATTTCGCTAAACTAAGCAATGATATGCTCAGCCTGCAAGGCAAAATAAGTACCATTGAATTACCTGGTTTTTCAGAAGGGGCACATGTTTTCAAACATAATGAGTGGTATTATCTAACCTACGGTTATGGCAGTCCGGAAAAGGTCGCCTATGCCATGAGTGGCAGCATACATGGGCCATGGGTATTTAAAGGTATATTAAACGAATTGGCCGGAAACTGCGAAACCAACCGCCCTGCCATTATCGGATTTAAAGGAAAGGACTATTTCTTTTATCATAATGGTTCATTAAAAGATGGAGGCAGTCATAGGCGTTCGGTCTGCGTAGATTATTTACACTACAATCCAGATGGCACCATTAAGCGGGTGATTATGACCAGCGAAGGAATTACTCCAGCCATCCCCCGGTTAATAAATTCTTAG
- a CDS encoding PorP/SprF family type IX secretion system membrane protein produces MKTRKMLITLVMFSICIPAFAQLNPMGSMYYQNLYLSNPAMAGIEKGWEAAAAYKAQWTAIEGAPAMQSVTAAYGASNNKVGIGASFYNENIGVIQRTSFKGTYAYHLPLNNGSDYLDFGLSAGIMNEWIDLTKIKGSQNDISLTNFNQRKLYFDGDFGMAYRSQHFNIQGSVLNLKRFLKRDDERTVVDRASYFASVSYKFINPDKVLNIIEPKVSYRGIDNYRDIIDLGLNAQFWGNKLLFTGIYHTSNSFTAGVGTTYQNRLSILAMYTTNTSDIQNYANGEFEVGLKYNFR; encoded by the coding sequence ATGAAAACAAGGAAAATGCTTATCACATTGGTGATGTTTAGTATCTGCATCCCGGCCTTTGCTCAGCTCAACCCAATGGGCAGTATGTATTACCAAAACCTTTATCTCAGCAATCCGGCCATGGCAGGTATTGAAAAGGGCTGGGAGGCTGCAGCAGCTTATAAGGCACAGTGGACAGCGATAGAAGGGGCTCCGGCCATGCAGTCGGTAACTGCAGCTTACGGCGCCAGTAATAATAAAGTTGGCATAGGCGCCTCTTTTTACAACGAAAATATAGGTGTAATTCAGCGGACCAGTTTTAAAGGTACCTATGCTTACCACCTGCCACTTAACAATGGTTCCGATTATCTTGATTTTGGTCTTTCAGCAGGGATTATGAACGAATGGATCGATCTGACAAAGATTAAAGGAAGCCAGAACGATATTTCTTTAACCAACTTTAACCAGCGTAAACTGTATTTTGATGGCGATTTCGGTATGGCTTACCGCAGTCAGCATTTTAACATTCAGGGATCAGTATTAAACCTCAAGCGTTTCTTGAAACGCGATGACGAAAGGACGGTTGTAGACCGGGCTTCTTATTTTGCATCAGTAAGCTACAAATTTATTAATCCTGATAAAGTGCTGAACATTATTGAACCAAAAGTAAGCTATAGAGGTATTGATAACTATCGCGATATTATTGATCTTGGATTAAATGCACAGTTTTGGGGCAATAAACTTTTGTTTACTGGTATTTATCACACCAGCAACAGTTTTACTGCCGGCGTGGGTACAACTTACCAGAACCGCTTGTCGATACTGGCCATGTACACCACAAACACTTCTGATATACAGAATTATGCAAACGGAGAATTTGAAGTAGGGTTGAAATACAATTTTAGATAA